Genomic window (Hallerella porci):
GTATGACGGACATACGATAGACGATACGCTTGACCATGTTGAACAAATGCTTGGATTCAGGCCGAGCCGGGCCGCATGCGACCGGGGCTACCGCGGACAAAAGGAATCCGGAACGACAAAGATCGTAATACCGGACGTCCCGAAGAAAAACGCGACTTACTACCAGAAGAAAAAGGCTCACAAGCTTTTTTGCAAGAGGGCTGGCATCGAACCAATCAATGGTCACTTGAAGAGCGACCACCGCATGGGTCGCAACTTCTACAAGGGAATCTTTGGCGACATGCTCAATGCAAAGCTTGCAGCAGCGGCGTTCAACTTCAAGAGGGCCATGAGGCGCTTTTTTGTCCTGTTGGAATGGCTATACTGTTTTTGCCTTCTGTGGAACGGAATGAACAAAAAATGCGAACGTCCTTATCTTGCGTTCGCAAAGTGACCTTTTTAAGGGACGACTATTTAATGAGTTGAGAGATGGAAGAGAAGATTACTCTTACTTTTTCATTAATGAAAAATCCTTTTTTGGTGAAGCGGAATTTCGTTTTCATTCTACAAAACTTTTTGAATTACAGTATGGATATGTTGATGAATGCCGTATACCAATTGCAATCCCTGAATTCCGTTCGTTTGATTCATCAAAAAATTATTTCTATTACTGTTTTATAGAAAATACTGTTCGTTATAAATTTCACAAATTGGTTAATGGAGATTCTTTATATTTTGCTAGTGGAGGTTTGCGTTACAATCCATTCCTCGTTTTTCAATCAGAAAATGAACGAGAAGAATTTGAGGAATATCTTAGGAATATTCCAGATTTAGAGACAAAGATTGTAACTCATGAATTCGGTAATTCTCTTTATAAGGTTAAACCGTATGAAAATTTACGTTTTTTGGCGTTTGCCATAGATGTATATAAAGAATGGATGAATGCATAGTCTGTTTAAAAAGATATGAATAATGGTTGGGCGTATGTCAAATTTACAAGATGCTGAAAAGAAAGTAAAAAAGATTCTTGAAAAGTGGCCGAATGGAGCCACTTGCCAGCAGATATTGTCCCCGGCAGAAGGTGGCAATGCTGTTGTTTTCTTTTTTTCAGATGGAACAAATGAATTTGCTTTTAAATATTTAAACAATAGGAATATAGAAGCAAAAGAAAGATTTAAGAATGAGATTGATGTTGTAGAACGAAATTTCTCTATTGTTTCTGGAATTCTTCCAATTATTCAATCATCTAAAGATGATTTCTGGTATACAATGCCAATTGCTCAAAAAATTGAAGAGTATTTGGTTGGGAAACCTTTTGAAGAGGTAGTAAAAGGTATTGCTCAATTAGCGGAAACATTAGAAAAACTTCATGAATTGGAAATATCTCATAGAGATATAAAACCGGACAATATTTACTTCTATAATAATCGTTTCTCATTAGGAGATTTTGGATTAGTTAGTTTTCCTGATAGTGGTGATTTGACAAAATCTACACGTGGTGTGGGAGCTGTGTTTACAATGGCTCCCGAGATGAGGCGTTATCCTGATAAAGCTGATGGGAAAAAAGCAGACGTGTATTCTCTTGCCAAAACTTTGTGGATTTTATTGTGCGAAGATAAAAAAGGATTTGAGGGTACGTATGATAGCTTAGAACCAAAAATTTCATTAAGAAAAAATCTAATTTTTAAAGAAATTCGGAAAGATCGCTATTTAGCTGGTTTGGAAATACTTCTAAAAAGGGCGACAGAATATGATCCTGATAATCGCCCTAGTATGTCGGAATTTAAAAACGAATTAAATCGTTTTATAGGTATAGACTCTGATAGTGATTATGCTCAAGCTGATGAATGGAATTACCTTAACGAACTTCTTTTCAGTAAGAATATTCCGACCTCGGCGAAATGGACAAGTTTGGATTCTATCGTTGATGTCCTGAATATAGTTGGAATGAGCTCAGCTTTTAATCACATGTTTGGCCCTGATGGGGGTGGGCTGGATTTTGATTATGCAAAATTGGCGAATGAGAAAAATTGCATTTGTCTTGTGACTCAAAAAATTTTTCAATTAGTGATGAAGCCTGAAGTGCTCGTATATGAAAGATTTCCAGATTATCGATGGAATTACTTTTTATTGAAATTGGCTCCTTTGAGTCCTGTTTTAGGAGAGTTCGAATCTGATTTCAGTGAAATGTTGGTTGAAGATTTTCCGT
Coding sequences:
- a CDS encoding transposase translates to QRQSYKRTLKKVHRDQRFRNHPKNGKKAHKADRRLKTIAGRLVRELERNLASKNLLNTYKEKIELFKKVLAQKKCDKDKVYSLHEPEVKCIGKGKEHKKYEFGNKVSIARSYSGIIVGAVSFRDEYDGHTIDDTLDHVEQMLGFRPSRAACDRGYRGQKESGTTKIVIPDVPKKNATYYQKKKAHKLFCKRAGIEPINGHLKSDHRMGRNFYKGIFGDMLNAKLAAAAFNFKRAMRRFFVLLEWLYCFCLLWNGMNKKCERPYLAFAK
- a CDS encoding protein kinase domain-containing protein encodes the protein MSNLQDAEKKVKKILEKWPNGATCQQILSPAEGGNAVVFFFSDGTNEFAFKYLNNRNIEAKERFKNEIDVVERNFSIVSGILPIIQSSKDDFWYTMPIAQKIEEYLVGKPFEEVVKGIAQLAETLEKLHELEISHRDIKPDNIYFYNNRFSLGDFGLVSFPDSGDLTKSTRGVGAVFTMAPEMRRYPDKADGKKADVYSLAKTLWILLCEDKKGFEGTYDSLEPKISLRKNLIFKEIRKDRYLAGLEILLKRATEYDPDNRPSMSEFKNELNRFIGIDSDSDYAQADEWNYLNELLFSKNIPTSAKWTSLDSIVDVLNIVGMSSAFNHMFGPDGGGLDFDYAKLANEKNCICLVTQKIFQLVMKPEVLVYERFPDYRWNYFLLKLAPLSPVLGEFESDFSEMLVEDFPSHYVSAKTAQYGVYDYDSGKPLPKGFCVVHRYVGGSFLIALKSGYYNGIAGAYDGRHNVVSPDDFLKYVRRLGFSLDKIFRELRKKIPITKFSDDELKTRILSLDLFNKNPFETEEEEKKVPKEDHLKKEQYILSNASLWHFDDLLPQNQDAKSGAKFYFTFSINSITFGETPTRFYLNKKRILVSYKTLFKGPPLEDCFFVYDRNQSKELERQITKRINQFLNNGGFQPLGVSDYTINIEIRKNINPQRLFTKDELREVILAADDRLDNILVIDENGFAHIVQDDTFLFPVRNSIWCHGNKYAGKYSDLNHLDKVYSYMLCAWLEYLKTGEHQYTSDCVIQTSDDEMINEIKQICGIS